One genomic region from Streptomyces sp. NBC_01431 encodes:
- the tatC gene encoding twin-arginine translocase subunit TatC, whose protein sequence is MLKSARKQQRDPEGRMPLSDHLRELRNRLAKSVLAVLLCAVVAAFYYKQIVEVITEPIKTAVNCKVAFGDLAKQDGGKCGNITMSGLMGPFTLMIKVSLVAGVVGASPVWLYQLWAFVAPGLHKHEKKYSLGFVAAGFPLFLAGGYFSYHVLPAAATVLLDFTPAGVANLLPLNELLDLVTRMIIVFGLSFELPLFLVMLNFSGIISGRRMLGWWRGMIMGVTIFAAFATPTVDPVSMLSLAAPIVLLYFLAVGIALMNDKRRKERADAEPDDDEASDLDLTPEDVGAVESVSAVAALPEQADGGRSSKLGGYDDIT, encoded by the coding sequence TTGCTCAAGTCTGCCCGCAAACAACAAAGGGACCCCGAGGGGCGGATGCCGCTCTCGGACCATCTTCGCGAGCTGCGCAACCGGCTCGCGAAGTCGGTGTTGGCGGTTCTGCTCTGCGCCGTGGTGGCGGCGTTCTACTACAAGCAGATCGTCGAAGTCATCACCGAGCCGATCAAGACCGCGGTGAACTGCAAGGTCGCCTTCGGCGACCTCGCCAAGCAGGACGGCGGCAAGTGCGGCAACATCACGATGTCCGGCCTCATGGGGCCGTTCACCCTGATGATCAAGGTGTCGCTGGTCGCCGGCGTCGTGGGGGCGAGCCCGGTCTGGCTCTACCAGCTGTGGGCTTTCGTGGCGCCCGGTCTGCACAAGCACGAGAAGAAGTACTCGCTCGGGTTCGTGGCGGCGGGTTTCCCGCTGTTCCTGGCCGGCGGTTACTTCTCGTACCACGTGCTGCCCGCCGCGGCCACGGTGCTGCTCGACTTCACGCCCGCGGGAGTGGCGAACCTCCTGCCGCTGAACGAGCTCCTCGACCTCGTCACACGCATGATCATCGTCTTCGGCCTCTCCTTCGAGCTGCCGCTCTTCCTCGTCATGCTCAACTTCAGCGGCATCATCAGCGGCCGCCGCATGCTGGGCTGGTGGCGCGGAATGATCATGGGTGTCACGATCTTCGCGGCGTTCGCGACGCCGACCGTCGACCCGGTGTCGATGCTCTCGCTCGCCGCCCCGATCGTGCTGCTCTACTTCCTCGCCGTCGGCATCGCCCTGATGAACGACAAGCGCCGCAAGGAGCGCGCGGACGCGGAGCCAGACGACGACGAGGCCTCCGACCTCGATCTCACCCCCGAGGACGTCGGCGCGGTCGAATCCGTGAGCGCGGTCGCGGCCCTGCCCGAGCAGGCCGACGGCGGCCGGTCCAGCAAGCTCGGCGGGTACGACGACATCACCTGA
- a CDS encoding diacylglycerol kinase produces MTSEITLFVNPTAGRGRGAHAAQPAASALRAAGFSVRTVLGENAEDALRRAREAVEDGTGALVTVGGDGMVNLALQAVAGTRTPLGVVAVGTGNDFARALGLPIRDPVRAGELAARALKGAHIRDIDLGRTDGRWFATVLASGFDSRVNDRGNRMRWPSGRFKYDLAMLAELASFKPIPYKIALDDGEIREIEATLVAVGNASSYGGGMRICAGADLTDGLFDVTVVGDCSRTTLIKVFPKVYRGTHLGHPVVTTHRVASITLAADGITGYADGERLGPLPLTAECVRGAVRVLAPVPAPGRKAANPGLR; encoded by the coding sequence GTGACCAGCGAGATCACCCTCTTCGTCAATCCCACCGCGGGACGCGGCCGGGGCGCGCACGCCGCGCAGCCGGCCGCTTCCGCGTTGCGGGCCGCCGGATTCTCCGTGCGCACCGTCCTCGGTGAGAACGCCGAGGACGCCCTGCGCCGCGCCCGCGAGGCCGTCGAGGACGGGACCGGGGCGCTCGTCACGGTCGGCGGCGACGGAATGGTCAACCTCGCCCTCCAGGCGGTCGCGGGCACCCGGACCCCGCTCGGCGTCGTCGCTGTCGGCACCGGCAACGACTTCGCGCGCGCCCTCGGCCTGCCGATACGCGACCCGGTCCGCGCCGGGGAGCTCGCCGCCCGTGCCCTCAAGGGCGCACACATCCGGGACATCGACCTCGGCCGGACCGACGGCCGCTGGTTCGCCACCGTGCTCGCCTCCGGCTTCGACTCCCGGGTCAACGACCGTGGCAACCGCATGCGTTGGCCGAGCGGCCGCTTCAAGTACGACCTCGCCATGCTCGCCGAACTCGCCTCCTTCAAGCCGATCCCGTACAAGATTGCGCTCGATGACGGCGAGATCCGGGAGATCGAGGCGACGCTCGTCGCCGTCGGAAACGCCTCCTCCTACGGAGGAGGCATGCGCATCTGCGCCGGCGCGGATCTGACCGACGGCCTCTTCGACGTCACCGTCGTCGGCGACTGCTCGCGCACGACGCTCATCAAGGTCTTCCCGAAGGTCTACCGGGGCACCCACCTCGGCCACCCCGTGGTCACCACCCACCGCGTCGCCTCGATCACGCTGGCCGCCGACGGCATCACGGGATACGCCGACGGGGAACGGCTCGGGCCGCTCCCGCTCACCGCGGAGTGTGTACGCGGTGCCGTGCGGGTATTGGCACCCGTACCGGCGCCCGGCCGGAAGGCCGCCAATCCCGGCCTCCGATAA
- a CDS encoding DEAD/DEAH box helicase, whose product MTEDLSPAEAYAAARLRAVEQATALAPFRDLYDFDLDPFQIEACQALEAGKGVLVAAPTGSGKTIVGEFAVHLALAQGRKCFYTTPIKALSNQKYADLARRYGAGKVGLLTGDNSVNADAPVIVMTTEVLRNMLYASSQALVGLGYVVMDEVHYLSDRFRGAVWEEVIIHLPESVTLVSLSATVSNAEEFGDWLDTVRGDTEVIVSEHRPVPLWQHVMAGRRMYDLFEEESDHGGRGVARREVNPDLLRMARMENQKTYNPRDRRRGKMVREADRERERRSRSRIWTPGRPEVIERLDAEGLLPAITFIFSRAACEAAVQQCMYAGLRLNDEDARQQVREIVEERTASIPGEDLHVLGYYEWLEGLERGIAAHHAGMLPTFKEVVEELFVRGLVKAVFATETLALGINMPARSVVLEKLVKWNGEQHADITPGEYTQLTGRAGRRGIDVEGHAVVLWQRGMDPGALAGLAGTRTYPLRSSFKPSYNMAVNLVQQFGRHRSRELLETSFAQFQADKSVVGISRQVQRNEEGLEGYREGMHCHLGDFEEYARMRRDLKDRETELAKHGAAQRRAAAAASLEKLKPGDIIHVPTGKFAGLALVLDPGIPAGRTNGHRGFEQHDGPRPLVLTAERQVKRLASIDFPVPVEALERMRVPKSFNARSPQSRRDLASALRTKAGHIVPERHRKARSEAADDREITRLRTALRAHPCHGCDEREDHARWAERYHRLQRDTKQLERRIEGRTNTIARTFDRIVALLTELDYLRDDEVTENGRRLARLYGELDLLASECLREGVWEGLTPAELAACVSALVYEARQADDAVAPKTPSGKAKAALGEMVRIWGRLDALEEDHKINQAEGVGQREPDLGFAWAAYQWASDKGLDEVLREADMPAGDFVRWCKQVIDVLGQIAAAAPRENSTVPRNARRAVDALLRGVVAYSSVG is encoded by the coding sequence ATGACAGAGGACCTCTCACCAGCCGAAGCGTACGCAGCTGCCCGGCTCCGCGCCGTCGAGCAGGCCACCGCGCTCGCACCCTTCCGTGACCTGTACGACTTCGATCTGGACCCGTTCCAGATCGAGGCGTGTCAGGCCCTCGAAGCCGGAAAGGGCGTGCTCGTGGCCGCCCCCACCGGCTCCGGCAAGACCATCGTCGGCGAGTTCGCCGTGCACCTGGCCCTGGCACAGGGCCGCAAATGCTTCTACACCACGCCCATCAAGGCGCTGTCCAACCAGAAGTACGCCGATCTCGCACGACGCTACGGCGCGGGCAAGGTAGGCCTGCTGACCGGCGACAACAGTGTCAACGCCGACGCACCCGTGATCGTGATGACCACAGAGGTGCTCCGCAACATGCTGTACGCGAGCTCCCAGGCGCTCGTGGGCCTCGGCTACGTGGTGATGGACGAGGTGCACTACCTCTCCGACCGCTTCCGCGGCGCCGTCTGGGAAGAAGTGATCATCCACCTCCCGGAATCGGTCACGTTGGTCTCGCTCTCCGCGACGGTCTCCAACGCCGAGGAGTTCGGCGACTGGCTCGACACGGTGCGCGGCGACACCGAGGTGATCGTCTCCGAGCACCGCCCCGTGCCGCTGTGGCAGCACGTCATGGCCGGGCGGCGGATGTACGACCTCTTCGAGGAGGAGTCCGACCACGGCGGGCGCGGGGTCGCCCGGCGCGAGGTCAACCCCGACCTGCTGCGCATGGCGCGGATGGAGAACCAGAAGACCTACAACCCGCGGGACCGGCGCCGCGGCAAGATGGTCCGCGAGGCCGACCGCGAGCGCGAACGGCGCTCGCGCTCCCGGATCTGGACGCCCGGCCGTCCCGAAGTCATCGAACGGCTCGACGCCGAGGGCCTGTTGCCGGCCATCACCTTCATCTTCAGCCGCGCCGCCTGCGAGGCGGCCGTCCAGCAGTGCATGTACGCGGGCCTCAGGCTCAACGACGAGGACGCGCGCCAGCAGGTCCGCGAGATCGTCGAGGAGCGCACCGCCTCCATCCCCGGCGAGGACCTGCACGTCCTTGGCTACTACGAGTGGCTCGAAGGCCTGGAGCGCGGCATCGCCGCCCACCATGCGGGCATGCTGCCCACCTTCAAGGAGGTCGTGGAGGAACTGTTCGTACGGGGCCTGGTGAAGGCCGTGTTCGCCACCGAGACCCTCGCCCTCGGCATCAACATGCCCGCGCGCTCGGTGGTGTTGGAGAAGCTCGTCAAGTGGAACGGCGAGCAGCACGCCGACATCACCCCAGGTGAGTACACCCAGCTCACCGGCCGGGCCGGGCGGCGCGGTATCGACGTCGAGGGCCATGCGGTGGTCCTGTGGCAGCGCGGCATGGACCCGGGCGCGCTCGCGGGCTTGGCCGGCACGCGCACCTATCCGCTGCGCTCCAGCTTCAAACCGTCCTACAACATGGCCGTCAACCTGGTCCAGCAGTTCGGCAGGCACCGCTCGCGCGAGCTGCTCGAAACCTCCTTCGCGCAGTTCCAGGCCGACAAGTCGGTCGTCGGCATCTCGCGCCAGGTGCAGCGCAACGAGGAGGGCCTGGAGGGCTACCGGGAGGGCATGCACTGCCACTTGGGGGACTTCGAGGAGTACGCGCGGATGCGGCGCGACCTCAAGGACCGCGAGACCGAGCTCGCCAAACACGGTGCGGCGCAGCGCCGGGCGGCCGCGGCGGCCTCCCTGGAGAAGCTCAAGCCGGGCGACATCATCCACGTACCGACCGGCAAGTTCGCGGGCCTCGCCCTCGTCCTCGATCCCGGCATTCCGGCCGGGCGCACCAACGGCCACCGCGGCTTCGAACAGCACGACGGGCCGCGCCCGCTGGTGCTGACCGCCGAGCGACAGGTCAAGCGGCTCGCCTCCATCGACTTCCCGGTGCCCGTCGAGGCGCTGGAGCGGATGCGGGTGCCGAAGTCGTTCAACGCGCGCTCGCCGCAGTCCCGCCGGGACCTGGCGTCCGCGCTGCGCACCAAGGCCGGGCACATCGTCCCCGAGCGGCACCGCAAGGCCCGCTCGGAGGCGGCCGACGACCGCGAGATCACCCGGCTGCGCACGGCGCTGCGCGCCCACCCCTGCCACGGCTGCGACGAGCGCGAGGACCACGCGCGCTGGGCCGAGCGCTACCACCGCCTCCAGCGCGACACCAAGCAGCTGGAGCGCCGCATCGAGGGCCGCACCAACACCATCGCGCGCACCTTCGACCGCATCGTGGCGCTGCTCACCGAGCTCGACTACCTGCGCGACGACGAGGTCACGGAGAACGGCAGGCGCCTGGCCCGCCTCTACGGCGAACTCGATCTCCTGGCCAGCGAGTGCTTGCGCGAGGGGGTCTGGGAGGGCCTCACCCCGGCCGAACTGGCCGCCTGCGTATCGGCGTTGGTGTACGAGGCGCGGCAGGCCGACGACGCCGTGGCGCCCAAGACGCCGTCCGGCAAGGCCAAGGCCGCGCTCGGTGAAATGGTGCGGATCTGGGGGCGGCTCGACGCCCTCGAAGAGGACCACAAGATCAACCAGGCGGAGGGCGTGGGCCAGCGCGAGCCCGACCTCGGCTTCGCCTGGGCCGCCTATCAGTGGGCCTCCGACAAGGGCCTCGACGAGGTGCTCCGCGAGGCGGACATGCCCGCGGGCGACTTCGTGCGCTGGTGTAAGCAGGTCATCGACGTCCTCGGCCAGATCGCGGCGGCGGCCCCGCGCGAGAACAGCACCGTCCCGAGGAACGCCCGCAGGGCGGTCGACGCGCTGCTGCGTGGCGTGGTCGCGTACAGCTCGGTGGGCTGA
- a CDS encoding TetR/AcrR family transcriptional regulator — protein MSTTTGRRVGRPRAMQRPDSGLAARDELLCAAAELFTLRGYAATTTRAVADRAGLRQATMYHYFAGKEDLLAELLESTVTPSLELARRLLADASRGAEDRLRELCRSDVELLCGGPYNLGALYLLPEVRAERFAVFHRIRAELKEAYGELLAGTRACATLDADALALRTDLVFGLIEGVILIHRSAPGRDVPVFAQATADAALRIAGTP, from the coding sequence ATGAGCACCACGACGGGACGACGGGTCGGACGGCCGCGGGCGATGCAGCGGCCGGACAGCGGCCTTGCGGCGCGCGATGAACTGCTGTGCGCGGCGGCCGAGTTGTTCACGTTGCGCGGATACGCGGCGACCACCACCCGCGCGGTGGCGGACCGGGCGGGCTTGCGGCAGGCCACGATGTACCACTACTTCGCCGGCAAGGAGGACCTCCTCGCCGAGCTGTTGGAGTCGACGGTGACCCCTTCGCTGGAGCTGGCCCGCCGCCTCCTGGCCGACGCGTCGCGCGGCGCCGAGGACCGGCTACGCGAGCTGTGCCGCTCGGACGTGGAGCTGCTGTGCGGCGGCCCGTACAACCTGGGCGCGCTGTATCTGCTCCCCGAGGTGCGGGCCGAGCGCTTCGCGGTGTTCCACCGCATACGCGCCGAGCTGAAGGAGGCGTACGGGGAGCTGCTCGCCGGGACGCGGGCGTGCGCCACCCTGGACGCGGACGCACTGGCGCTGCGTACGGATCTGGTCTTCGGCCTGATCGAGGGCGTCATCCTGATCCACCGCTCGGCGCCGGGGCGCGACGTCCCGGTCTTCGCCCAGGCCACGGCGGACGCAGCCCTGCGCATAGCAGGAACACCCTGA
- a CDS encoding ADP-ribosylglycohydrolase family protein, which yields MTCDDPEIPLRSADERADIADRAAGAVVGSAVGDALGAPFEFGPPGVYTARFPDGIGTMCGGGGWDPGEATDDTQMAVLVADSLLECCGLEPADMFRRFQRWAAAGPKDIGLQTEDVLTNGEPWDRAAALHFQVNRRAAGNGSLMRATTSAVYFAAAGREATMAAARRIAALTHGDRAAWEGTAIYHELVRVALSGADPLTAVPDALAAAHPDHRARWSAVLAPDWHPDDATEFNGAIWPCLGSALWALRTTDSFERALVAAIDLGGDTDTVAAVTGGLAGCRYGLAAIPARWTTPLHVPLPGFGSRVLKAPQLAYLARELAR from the coding sequence ATGACCTGCGACGACCCTGAGATCCCGCTCCGCAGCGCGGATGAGCGCGCCGACATCGCAGATCGAGCGGCGGGTGCCGTGGTCGGCTCCGCGGTGGGTGACGCGCTGGGTGCACCGTTCGAGTTCGGGCCGCCCGGCGTGTACACGGCGCGGTTCCCCGACGGCATCGGCACCATGTGCGGGGGCGGCGGCTGGGACCCGGGTGAGGCGACCGACGACACGCAGATGGCCGTACTCGTGGCCGATTCCCTGCTGGAGTGCTGCGGGCTCGAACCGGCTGACATGTTCCGGCGGTTCCAGCGCTGGGCGGCCGCGGGTCCCAAGGACATCGGGCTCCAGACGGAGGACGTCCTGACGAACGGCGAACCCTGGGACCGCGCCGCCGCACTGCACTTCCAGGTCAACCGCCGTGCGGCAGGCAACGGTTCACTGATGCGGGCCACCACGTCCGCGGTCTACTTCGCGGCCGCCGGACGCGAGGCGACCATGGCTGCGGCCCGCCGCATCGCCGCACTCACCCACGGCGATCGGGCCGCCTGGGAAGGCACGGCGATCTACCACGAGCTGGTGCGGGTGGCGCTGAGCGGGGCCGACCCGCTGACGGCCGTACCCGACGCGTTGGCCGCCGCGCACCCCGACCACCGGGCCCGCTGGTCGGCGGTTCTGGCGCCTGACTGGCACCCCGACGACGCGACCGAGTTCAACGGCGCCATCTGGCCGTGCCTGGGCTCCGCCCTCTGGGCGCTGCGCACGACGGACTCGTTCGAACGGGCCCTGGTCGCGGCGATCGACCTGGGCGGCGACACGGACACGGTGGCCGCGGTGACGGGCGGGCTCGCGGGCTGCCGCTACGGTCTGGCAGCCATCCCCGCCCGCTGGACGACCCCGCTCCACGTTCCTCTGCCCGGTTTCGGCAGCCGAGTGCTGAAGGCACCCCAACTCGCCTACCTGGCAAGGGAGTTGGCCCGCTAG